One Clarias gariepinus isolate MV-2021 ecotype Netherlands chromosome 5, CGAR_prim_01v2, whole genome shotgun sequence genomic region harbors:
- the lmo7a gene encoding LIM domain only protein 7 isoform X3, producing MSENKEYRRSLVMTPKTTAQFNQFLPSKDKQSGYVPVALRKKRTDSQSDDNRRSWASPMFTEEDGSFSRIGTGLSSTSELGTQKSTQASWLFGYESSDSEADRPDPDLLHDDLASRRFQTTPVVKPTNFALPMTSGDSTSMPQTTRPKVMVTNVPQPTLTYLSSESRPTQKAARRSASADVYMYDDSEEDDNEIGCADPVHDDLYARKVGQTVTQPISTAHYDKFLPKFWTPEEDMHVQKIRLGSQRRPWYRKIQGFSQKKSGSSSEDSDCDVSPQLCVPSPSHSEPSFSLAQTSALLSPITPSSTTQPVMLAQHTSGAQRFQFPDFWPSPDPSSGPRLFKCKRHPLLGREHPNDPYNVSEEILPDLENDDMFSRRTCAFHSNTELARIKYGDLLTSHHRSEPSIRVVIQHCDDKSTYPDIEKDDVVTRRLQHQSTLRPLSGAPNNYHPVPIPEPWELSHKLQAKIFAPCPPIHVAAQAPAKKMGDAHQISDDMLVRKFGIVHAQNPTEALQRSAQIGPSVPSYCSEEDLQKWQAIREASHLRYKKRLMVERLLQKASDSDGSQSLGDIPDEETVQKVRYEDLQKMREKIKHNEDQWQDDLTKWKNRRKSVNSDIMKKKEEREQIEILTSGSGTRKSKTFKEMEEERESQEPGFKSRFSTFSTSEDLDVFDEPTPKTRVLPRRSYTVDNPYSMGRSKVHSLPSLADDEPEAGSLPSNEVETPSNPIQSSLGTTLPTSQEKETSISVSHDILDYPVKNSVFSKPNLLEPTRINISSPSTEANSSSKPVPKSNNSANPVPAPRQNLSQTSMHKPVSAETKQPIAPLVSASLPRSYQRSDSARITSVVTPRPFGTTSTKVTSLPRSYTVDDSQKRFNGETNSGNNMTASNRYAAFLKEDSQTSPMQSSNENEGEEEEQVFPPIRSFSSVTPVSRVAPQPKTVSSVNSTQQENYSDMRISLNQKPNSNHDFGFQSNWDSTGVVVKSIQQGSPAEMCHLQVGDKILAVNGQKVADMSYEKWKRSMDEALQEGSLFMDIRRQGKNSFPEPYTNTSLNFSSLPAMDSTVKTVNVSSHTVNSLSSNGINGGIREEPVNLRSNGGSENQMPDPLAPSLSASSTRWSWDLEEERRRQEKWQKEQDRQLQEKYRQDQEKLDEEFRKAQQVAVTAGSKNLEEMRNLKLEQEASRLALKEEEERKRREEQERLEVERKEKQKHLEEERKKKEEQKRLEEEMKRREEEKKREEQKRLEEERKKEEEELKRREEENKRREEEAQRLQKSREEEEKRRQEAQRRLQANDGEYTFPELSYFHRTKSKSTPELDDIERTDIKGVYSKHRGLAGWLLEEELRRKKDPHVLRQQTASELELERRNILSAMRYSNPERAISSGLGQSSLNKASQDKKEPATQAELERQQIIQDMKKKNALLTDSSWIRQNSMNSVNKEPSSLPMRRGESLDNLDMTTNRTSWRSSWTPGTTSSIPDYSRPYSSYSSSSSIQSGRPDAATLPSFQSLNSQRPSFSQSTATNPENQSSSRNRSVSGKKMCTKCAMPLGKGAAMIIESLGLCYHLHCFKCIQCKTDLGGSESGAEVRIRNKQLFCNSCYMRVKTGQPTAM from the exons ATGTCAGAAAACAAGGAATATCGCCGCTCACTGGTTATGACTCCAAAGACCACCGCTCAGTTCAACCAGTTCCTGCCAAGCAAAGACAAGCAGTCGGGCTATGTTCCAGTGGCACTACGCAAGAAGCGCACTGACAGTCAAAGTGATGACAACAGACGCAGCTGGGCAAGTCCCATGTTTACAGAGGAGGATGGATCTTTCTCTAG AATAGGCACAGGCTTGTCCTCAACCAGTGAACTAGGCACTCAAAAGTCTACTCAAGCTTCCTGGCTGTTCGGATATGAGAGCAGTGATTCAGAGGCAGACCGTCCAGACCCTGACTtgctccatgatgatttggccagCCGCCGGTTTCAAACCACACCTGTCGTCAAACCCACCAACTTTGCATTACCCATGACCTCAGGGGACTCCACCTCTATGCCCCAAACCACCAGGCCAAAGGTCATGGTTACTAATGTACCCCAGCCAACTTTGACCTATCTCAG CAGTGAATCTAGGCCTACTCAGAAGGCTGCTAGGAGGTCTGCATCTGCTGATGTCTACATGTATGATGACTCAGAAGAAGATGACAATGAGATTGGTTGTGCTGATCCTGTTCATGATGACCTTTATGCCCGTAAAGTGGGCCAGACGGTAACCCAGCCCATTTCCACTGCGCATTATGATAAATTTCTTCCAAAGTTTTGGACACCAGAGGAAGACATGCATGTGCAGAAAATCAGACTGGGCTCTCAGCGTCGGCCCTGGTACAGAAAGATCCAGGGCTTCAG CCAGAAGAAGTCTGGTTCATCCTCAGAGGACTCCGACTGTGATGTCAGTCCCCAGCTCTGTGTGCCCTCTCCTTCTCATTCTGAACCCTCTTTCTCACTCGCACAAACTTCAGCATTGCTCAGTCCCATCACTCCCAG TTCCACCACACAACCAGTTATGCTCGCTCAACATACATCTGGGGCCCAAAGATTTCAGTTCCCTGATTTTTGGCCAAGCCCAGACCCCAGTTCAGGTCCAAGACTCTTTAAGTGCAAGAGACACCCACTATTAGGGCGGGAGCACCCTAACGACCCCTACAATGTATCTGAGGAAATTCTCCCTGACTTGGAAAACGATGATATGTTTAGCCGCCGTACATGTGCCTTCCACTCTAACACCGAGCTGGCCAGGATAAAATATGGAGATCTACTTACTTCACATCACAGATCTGAGCCATCGATCAGAGTGGTCATTCAACACTGTGATGACAAATCTACGTACCCTGACATTGAAAAAGATGATGTGGTCACACGCAGGTTACAGCATCAGTCTACACTGCGCCCACTTTCAGGAGCACCCAATAATTACCACCCAGTGCCTATTCCTGAGCCCTGGGAGCTGTCGCATAAACTTCAAGCCAAGATATTTGCCCCCTGCCCACCAATACATGTGGCTGCCCAGGCACCTGCAAAAAAGATGGGAGACGCACATCAAATATCAGATGATATGCTTGTTAGAAAGTTTGGAATTGTGCATGCCCAGAATCCCACTGAGGCACTTCAGAGATCAGCTCAAATAGGCCCAAGTGTTCCTTCATACTGCAGTGAGGAGGATCTCCAAAAATGGCAAGCCATCAGAGAGGCCAGTCACCTGAGATATAAGAAGAGGCTGATGGTGGAGAG ACTATTGCAAAAGGCCTCAGATAGTGATGG GTCTCAGTCGTTGGGTGACATTCCTGATGAGGAGACAGTCCAAAAGGTTCGGTATGAGGATCTACAGAAAATGCGTGAAAAGATTAAGCATAATGAAGACCAATGGCAGGAT GATCTCACTAAATGGAAAAATAGGCGCAAGAGTGTTAACTCTGATATcatgaagaaaaaagaagagagagagcagattGAGATACTTACTTCGGGGAGTGGCACCAGGAAATCAAAGACCTTCAAGGAAATGGAAGAGGAGAG GGAAAGCCAAGAGCCAGGCTTCAAGAGTCGTTTTTCTACCTTCTCTACTTCTGAAGACCTGGATGTCTTTGATGAACCAACACCCAAGACCAGAGTTTTACCACGCCGCAGCTATACCGTCGATAATCCCTATTCCATGGGCCGATCTAAAGTTCACTCTCTGCCCAGTTTGGCAGATGATGAACCTGAGGCAGGCAGTCTGCCTTCTAATGAGGTAGAAACACCTTCCAATCCTATCCAGTCCAGCTTAGGGACCACTCTACCTACAAGTCAAGAAAAAGAAACTAGCATCTCAGTAAGCCATGATATTCTGGATTATCCAGTTAAAAACAGTGTCTTCAGCAAACCCAACCTACTAGAGCCCACCCGCATCAACATCAGCAGTCCTTCAACAGAGGCCAACAGCAGCTCTAAACCAGTTCCAAAATCCAACAACTCTGCTAACCCTGTGCCTGCACCTAGGCAAAACCTAAGCCAGACTTCCATGCATAAACCAGTTTCAGCAGAAACAAAGCAACCCATTGCACCTCTAGTTTCTGCCTCACTCCCCAGGAGTTACCAGAGATCAGATAGTGCACGGATCACTTCTGTCGTCACTCCCAGACCTTTTGGCACCACAAGCACCAAAGTTACCTCCCTGCCCCGTTCCTATACG GTGGATGACTCTCAAAAGCGCTTTAATGGTGAGACAAACAGTGGTAATAATATGACAGCTTCTAACCGTTATGCCGCATTTTTGAAAGAAGATTCCCAAACAAGTCCGATGCAAAGCAGTAATGAGAATGAGGGGGAGGAAGAGGAGCAAGTGTTTCCCCCTATTCGGTCCTTCTCATCTGTTACTCCAGTAAGCCGTGTAGCACCTCAACCCAAAACAGTGTCTTCTGTAAACAGCACACAGcag GAAAACTACAGTGACATGAGGATCAGTCTGAATCAGAAACCCAACAGCAATCATGATTTTGGGTTTCAGTCTAACTGGGATTCCACCGGGGTTGTTGTTAAATCTATACAACAAG GCAGTCCAGCGGAGATGTGCCACCTGCAGGTTGGGGATAAAATCTTGGCAGTTAATGGGCAGAAGGTGGCAGACATGAGCTATGAAAAGTGGAAAAGGAGCATGGATGAAGCCCTGCAGGAGGGTAGTCTGTTTATGGACATCCGCAGACAGGGAAAGAACA GTTTTCCTGAGCCATATACCAACACGAGCCTGAACTTCAGCTCACTCCCAGCCATGGATTCCACTGTGAAAACTGTGAATGTCAGCTCCCACACTGTCAAT AGTCTGTCGTCCAATGGTATTAATGGTGGAATTCGTGAGGAACCTGTGAATCTGAGAAGCAATG gTGGATCTGAAAATCAAATGCCAGAT CCACTggctccctctctctcagccTCATCTACTCGCTGGTCCTGGGACCTGGAGGAAGAGCGCAGGCGGCAGGAAAAATGGCAAAAAGAGCAGGACCGCCAGCTCCAA gaaaagtatCGACAAGATCAAGAAAAGCTGGACGAGGAGTTTAGAAAAGCCCAGCAAGTGGCTGTAACAGCAGGCTCAAAAAATCTAGAG GAGATGAGGAACCTTAAGCTGGAGCAGGAGGCCTCAAGACTGGCcctaaaagaagaagaggagaggaaaAGAAGGGAGGAACAGGAGCGCCTTGAGGTGGAAAGGAAAGAGAAACAGAAGCACCTtgaggaggagagaaaaaaaaaggaggaacagAAGCGCCTTGAGGAGGAGATGAAAAGAAGGgaagaggagaagaagaggGAAGAACAGAAACGACTggaagaggaaagaaagaaggaagaagAGGAGCTTAAACGAAGGGAGGAGGAAAATAAAAGGAGAGAGGAGGAGGCACAGAGACTGCAGAAGAgcagagaggaggaggaaaagaggCGCCAAGAGGCCCAACGAAGACTTCAGGCAAA TGATGGGGAGTATACTTTTCCCGAGCTATCCTACTTCCACag GACCAAGTCAAAATCTACTCCAGAGCTGGACGATATAGAACGCACAGATATTAAAG GTGTGTATAGCAAGCACAGGGGCCTGGCAGGTTGGCTTCTGGAGGAAGAATTACGAAGGAAGAAAGATCCTCATGTTCTGAGACAGCAGACTGCATCTGAGCTGGAACTAGAGAGAAGAAACATCCTTAGTGCTATGAGATACAGTAACCCAGAGAGAG CCATAAGCAGTGGTCTGGGTCAGAGCTCTTTAAATAAGGCCAGCCAGGATAAAAAAGAGCCGGCCACTCAGGCTGAATTGGAAAGGCAGCAGATCATCCAAGacatgaagaagaagaatgccTTGCTCACAGATAGCAGCTGGATTCGTCAAAATAGCATGAATAGTGTAAACAAAGAGCCATCAAGCCTTCCTATGAGGAg AGGTGAATCTCTAGACAACCTGGACATGACAACAAACCGCACGTCCTGGAGGTCATCATGGACTCCGGGCACAACTTCGTCCATTCCAGACTATAGCCGTCCTTATTCATCTTACTCTAGCTCTTCTTCGATCCAAAGTGGACGTCCAGATGCTGCCACACTGCCTTCATTTCAATCTCTAAACTCCCAAAGGCCATCATTTTCCCAGTCCACAGCCACAAATCCTGAGAATCAGTCATCCTCACGAAACAG GTCAGTAAGTGGCAAGAAAATGTGTACTAAGTGTGCTATGCCACTGGGCAAAGGAGCAGCAATGATCATCGAGTCTCTGGGGCTCTGTTATCATTTACATTGCTTTAAG TGCATTCAATGCAAAACTGATCTTGGCGGCTCAGAAAGTGGAGCTGAAGTCAGGATACGAAACAAACAGCTCTTCTGTAACTCCTGCTATATGCGTGTCAAAA CGGGGCAGCCAACTGCCATGTGA
- the lmo7a gene encoding LIM domain only protein 7 isoform X2 → MSENKEYRRSLVMTPKTTAQFNQFLPSKDKQSGYVPVALRKKRTDSQSDDNRRSWASPMFTEEDGSFSRIGTGLSSTSELGTQKSTQASWLFGYESSDSEADRPDPDLLHDDLASRRFQTTPVVKPTNFALPMTSGDSTSMPQTTRPKVMVTNVPQPTLTYLSSESRPTQKAARRSASADVYMYDDSEEDDNEIGCADPVHDDLYARKVGQTVTQPISTAHYDKFLPKFWTPEEDMHVQKIRLGSQRRPWYRKIQGFSQKKSGSSSEDSDCDVSPQLCVPSPSHSEPSFSLAQTSALLSPITPSSTTQPVMLAQHTSGAQRFQFPDFWPSPDPSSGPRLFKCKRHPLLGREHPNDPYNVSEEILPDLENDDMFSRRTCAFHSNTELARIKYGDLLTSHHRSEPSIRVVIQHCDDKSTYPDIEKDDVVTRRLQHQSTLRPLSGAPNNYHPVPIPEPWELSHKLQAKIFAPCPPIHVAAQAPAKKMGDAHQISDDMLVRKFGIVHAQNPTEALQRSAQIGPSVPSYCSEEDLQKWQAIREASHLRYKKRLMVERLLQKASDSDGSQSLGDIPDEETVQKVRYEDLQKMREKIKHNEDQWQDDLTKWKNRRKSVNSDIMKKKEEREQIEILTSGSGTRKSKTFKEMEEERESQEPGFKSRFSTFSTSEDLDVFDEPTPKTRVLPRRSYTVDNPYSMGRSKVHSLPSLADDEPEAGSLPSNEVETPSNPIQSSLGTTLPTSQEKETSISVSHDILDYPVKNSVFSKPNLLEPTRINISSPSTEANSSSKPVPKSNNSANPVPAPRQNLSQTSMHKPVSAETKQPIAPLVSASLPRSYQRSDSARITSVVTPRPFGTTSTKVTSLPRSYTVDDSQKRFNGETNSGNNMTASNRYAAFLKEDSQTSPMQSSNENEGEEEEQVFPPIRSFSSVTPVSRVAPQPKTVSSVNSTQQENYSDMRISLNQKPNSNHDFGFQSNWDSTGVVVKSIQQGSPAEMCHLQVGDKILAVNGQKVADMSYEKWKRSMDEALQEGSLFMDIRRQGKNSFPEPYTNTSLNFSSLPAMDSTVKTVNVSSHTVNSLSSNGINGGIREEPVNLRSNESLSLKNLKRRSEFFEQGGSENQMPDPLAPSLSASSTRWSWDLEEERRRQEKWQKEQDRQLQEKYRQDQEKLDEEFRKAQQVAVTAGSKNLEEMRNLKLEQEASRLALKEEEERKRREEQERLEVERKEKQKHLEEERKKKEEQKRLEEEMKRREEEKKREEQKRLEEERKKEEEELKRREEENKRREEEAQRLQKSREEEEKRRQEAQRRLQAKTKSKSTPELDDIERTDIKGVYSKHRGLAGWLLEEELRRKKDPHVLRQQTASELELERRNILSAMRYSNPERAISSGLGQSSLNKASQDKKEPATQAELERQQIIQDMKKKNALLTDSSWIRQNSMNSVNKEPSSLPMRRGESLDNLDMTTNRTSWRSSWTPGTTSSIPDYSRPYSSYSSSSSIQSGRPDAATLPSFQSLNSQRPSFSQSTATNPENQSSSRNRSVSGKKMCTKCAMPLGKGAAMIIESLGLCYHLHCFKCIQCKTDLGGSESGAEVRIRNKQLFCNSCYMRVKTGQPTAM, encoded by the exons ATGTCAGAAAACAAGGAATATCGCCGCTCACTGGTTATGACTCCAAAGACCACCGCTCAGTTCAACCAGTTCCTGCCAAGCAAAGACAAGCAGTCGGGCTATGTTCCAGTGGCACTACGCAAGAAGCGCACTGACAGTCAAAGTGATGACAACAGACGCAGCTGGGCAAGTCCCATGTTTACAGAGGAGGATGGATCTTTCTCTAG AATAGGCACAGGCTTGTCCTCAACCAGTGAACTAGGCACTCAAAAGTCTACTCAAGCTTCCTGGCTGTTCGGATATGAGAGCAGTGATTCAGAGGCAGACCGTCCAGACCCTGACTtgctccatgatgatttggccagCCGCCGGTTTCAAACCACACCTGTCGTCAAACCCACCAACTTTGCATTACCCATGACCTCAGGGGACTCCACCTCTATGCCCCAAACCACCAGGCCAAAGGTCATGGTTACTAATGTACCCCAGCCAACTTTGACCTATCTCAG CAGTGAATCTAGGCCTACTCAGAAGGCTGCTAGGAGGTCTGCATCTGCTGATGTCTACATGTATGATGACTCAGAAGAAGATGACAATGAGATTGGTTGTGCTGATCCTGTTCATGATGACCTTTATGCCCGTAAAGTGGGCCAGACGGTAACCCAGCCCATTTCCACTGCGCATTATGATAAATTTCTTCCAAAGTTTTGGACACCAGAGGAAGACATGCATGTGCAGAAAATCAGACTGGGCTCTCAGCGTCGGCCCTGGTACAGAAAGATCCAGGGCTTCAG CCAGAAGAAGTCTGGTTCATCCTCAGAGGACTCCGACTGTGATGTCAGTCCCCAGCTCTGTGTGCCCTCTCCTTCTCATTCTGAACCCTCTTTCTCACTCGCACAAACTTCAGCATTGCTCAGTCCCATCACTCCCAG TTCCACCACACAACCAGTTATGCTCGCTCAACATACATCTGGGGCCCAAAGATTTCAGTTCCCTGATTTTTGGCCAAGCCCAGACCCCAGTTCAGGTCCAAGACTCTTTAAGTGCAAGAGACACCCACTATTAGGGCGGGAGCACCCTAACGACCCCTACAATGTATCTGAGGAAATTCTCCCTGACTTGGAAAACGATGATATGTTTAGCCGCCGTACATGTGCCTTCCACTCTAACACCGAGCTGGCCAGGATAAAATATGGAGATCTACTTACTTCACATCACAGATCTGAGCCATCGATCAGAGTGGTCATTCAACACTGTGATGACAAATCTACGTACCCTGACATTGAAAAAGATGATGTGGTCACACGCAGGTTACAGCATCAGTCTACACTGCGCCCACTTTCAGGAGCACCCAATAATTACCACCCAGTGCCTATTCCTGAGCCCTGGGAGCTGTCGCATAAACTTCAAGCCAAGATATTTGCCCCCTGCCCACCAATACATGTGGCTGCCCAGGCACCTGCAAAAAAGATGGGAGACGCACATCAAATATCAGATGATATGCTTGTTAGAAAGTTTGGAATTGTGCATGCCCAGAATCCCACTGAGGCACTTCAGAGATCAGCTCAAATAGGCCCAAGTGTTCCTTCATACTGCAGTGAGGAGGATCTCCAAAAATGGCAAGCCATCAGAGAGGCCAGTCACCTGAGATATAAGAAGAGGCTGATGGTGGAGAG ACTATTGCAAAAGGCCTCAGATAGTGATGG GTCTCAGTCGTTGGGTGACATTCCTGATGAGGAGACAGTCCAAAAGGTTCGGTATGAGGATCTACAGAAAATGCGTGAAAAGATTAAGCATAATGAAGACCAATGGCAGGAT GATCTCACTAAATGGAAAAATAGGCGCAAGAGTGTTAACTCTGATATcatgaagaaaaaagaagagagagagcagattGAGATACTTACTTCGGGGAGTGGCACCAGGAAATCAAAGACCTTCAAGGAAATGGAAGAGGAGAG GGAAAGCCAAGAGCCAGGCTTCAAGAGTCGTTTTTCTACCTTCTCTACTTCTGAAGACCTGGATGTCTTTGATGAACCAACACCCAAGACCAGAGTTTTACCACGCCGCAGCTATACCGTCGATAATCCCTATTCCATGGGCCGATCTAAAGTTCACTCTCTGCCCAGTTTGGCAGATGATGAACCTGAGGCAGGCAGTCTGCCTTCTAATGAGGTAGAAACACCTTCCAATCCTATCCAGTCCAGCTTAGGGACCACTCTACCTACAAGTCAAGAAAAAGAAACTAGCATCTCAGTAAGCCATGATATTCTGGATTATCCAGTTAAAAACAGTGTCTTCAGCAAACCCAACCTACTAGAGCCCACCCGCATCAACATCAGCAGTCCTTCAACAGAGGCCAACAGCAGCTCTAAACCAGTTCCAAAATCCAACAACTCTGCTAACCCTGTGCCTGCACCTAGGCAAAACCTAAGCCAGACTTCCATGCATAAACCAGTTTCAGCAGAAACAAAGCAACCCATTGCACCTCTAGTTTCTGCCTCACTCCCCAGGAGTTACCAGAGATCAGATAGTGCACGGATCACTTCTGTCGTCACTCCCAGACCTTTTGGCACCACAAGCACCAAAGTTACCTCCCTGCCCCGTTCCTATACG GTGGATGACTCTCAAAAGCGCTTTAATGGTGAGACAAACAGTGGTAATAATATGACAGCTTCTAACCGTTATGCCGCATTTTTGAAAGAAGATTCCCAAACAAGTCCGATGCAAAGCAGTAATGAGAATGAGGGGGAGGAAGAGGAGCAAGTGTTTCCCCCTATTCGGTCCTTCTCATCTGTTACTCCAGTAAGCCGTGTAGCACCTCAACCCAAAACAGTGTCTTCTGTAAACAGCACACAGcag GAAAACTACAGTGACATGAGGATCAGTCTGAATCAGAAACCCAACAGCAATCATGATTTTGGGTTTCAGTCTAACTGGGATTCCACCGGGGTTGTTGTTAAATCTATACAACAAG GCAGTCCAGCGGAGATGTGCCACCTGCAGGTTGGGGATAAAATCTTGGCAGTTAATGGGCAGAAGGTGGCAGACATGAGCTATGAAAAGTGGAAAAGGAGCATGGATGAAGCCCTGCAGGAGGGTAGTCTGTTTATGGACATCCGCAGACAGGGAAAGAACA GTTTTCCTGAGCCATATACCAACACGAGCCTGAACTTCAGCTCACTCCCAGCCATGGATTCCACTGTGAAAACTGTGAATGTCAGCTCCCACACTGTCAAT AGTCTGTCGTCCAATGGTATTAATGGTGGAATTCGTGAGGAACCTGTGAATCTGAGAAGCAATG AAtccctttctttaaaaaatcttaaaaggaGATCGGAGTTTTTTGAACAAG gTGGATCTGAAAATCAAATGCCAGAT CCACTggctccctctctctcagccTCATCTACTCGCTGGTCCTGGGACCTGGAGGAAGAGCGCAGGCGGCAGGAAAAATGGCAAAAAGAGCAGGACCGCCAGCTCCAA gaaaagtatCGACAAGATCAAGAAAAGCTGGACGAGGAGTTTAGAAAAGCCCAGCAAGTGGCTGTAACAGCAGGCTCAAAAAATCTAGAG GAGATGAGGAACCTTAAGCTGGAGCAGGAGGCCTCAAGACTGGCcctaaaagaagaagaggagaggaaaAGAAGGGAGGAACAGGAGCGCCTTGAGGTGGAAAGGAAAGAGAAACAGAAGCACCTtgaggaggagagaaaaaaaaaggaggaacagAAGCGCCTTGAGGAGGAGATGAAAAGAAGGgaagaggagaagaagaggGAAGAACAGAAACGACTggaagaggaaagaaagaaggaagaagAGGAGCTTAAACGAAGGGAGGAGGAAAATAAAAGGAGAGAGGAGGAGGCACAGAGACTGCAGAAGAgcagagaggaggaggaaaagaggCGCCAAGAGGCCCAACGAAGACTTCAGGCAAA GACCAAGTCAAAATCTACTCCAGAGCTGGACGATATAGAACGCACAGATATTAAAG GTGTGTATAGCAAGCACAGGGGCCTGGCAGGTTGGCTTCTGGAGGAAGAATTACGAAGGAAGAAAGATCCTCATGTTCTGAGACAGCAGACTGCATCTGAGCTGGAACTAGAGAGAAGAAACATCCTTAGTGCTATGAGATACAGTAACCCAGAGAGAG CCATAAGCAGTGGTCTGGGTCAGAGCTCTTTAAATAAGGCCAGCCAGGATAAAAAAGAGCCGGCCACTCAGGCTGAATTGGAAAGGCAGCAGATCATCCAAGacatgaagaagaagaatgccTTGCTCACAGATAGCAGCTGGATTCGTCAAAATAGCATGAATAGTGTAAACAAAGAGCCATCAAGCCTTCCTATGAGGAg AGGTGAATCTCTAGACAACCTGGACATGACAACAAACCGCACGTCCTGGAGGTCATCATGGACTCCGGGCACAACTTCGTCCATTCCAGACTATAGCCGTCCTTATTCATCTTACTCTAGCTCTTCTTCGATCCAAAGTGGACGTCCAGATGCTGCCACACTGCCTTCATTTCAATCTCTAAACTCCCAAAGGCCATCATTTTCCCAGTCCACAGCCACAAATCCTGAGAATCAGTCATCCTCACGAAACAG GTCAGTAAGTGGCAAGAAAATGTGTACTAAGTGTGCTATGCCACTGGGCAAAGGAGCAGCAATGATCATCGAGTCTCTGGGGCTCTGTTATCATTTACATTGCTTTAAG TGCATTCAATGCAAAACTGATCTTGGCGGCTCAGAAAGTGGAGCTGAAGTCAGGATACGAAACAAACAGCTCTTCTGTAACTCCTGCTATATGCGTGTCAAAA CGGGGCAGCCAACTGCCATGTGA